From Pristiophorus japonicus isolate sPriJap1 unplaced genomic scaffold, sPriJap1.hap1 HAP1_SCAFFOLD_267, whole genome shotgun sequence, the proteins below share one genomic window:
- the LOC139247276 gene encoding zinc finger protein 664-like: MEVESTVHSGEKRYTCCVCGQGFRQSSKLERHKCSHTGKKPCKCGDCGKRFNYQSQLETHRRVHTGERQFTCSDCGMGFTTSSYRLTHQRVHTGRDRSHAASGHQRVHTGERPFTCSDCGKGFTTSSHLLRHQRGHERPFTCSECGKGFTHLSNLLRHQRIHTGERPFTCSECGKGFIRSSHLLTHQRVHK; the protein is encoded by the exons aTGGAAGTAGaaagcaccgttcacagtggggagaaacggtacacgtgctgtgtgtgtggacaaggcttcagacaatcatccaaactggagagacacaagtgcagtcacactgggaagAAACCGTGTAAGTGTGGagattgtgggaaacgtttcaactaccagtcccagctggaaacacatcggcgagttcacactggggagaggcagttcacctgctccgactgtgggatggGATTTACTACATCATCCTACcgactgacacaccagcgagttcacactgggagagaccgttcacatgctgcaagt ggacaccagcgagttcacactggggagaggccgttcacctgctccgactgtgggaagggattcactacatcatcccacctgctgagacaccagcgaggtcacgagaggccgttcacctgttctgagtgtgggaagggattcacgcattTATCCAacttgctgagacaccagcgaattcacactggggagagaccgttcacctgctctgagtgtggcaagggatttattcggtcatcccacctgctaacacaccagcgagttcacaagtga